The genomic stretch CCGCAGCCACCGCAGCCACTACCGCAGCCaccgcagccgccgccgcagccACCGCAACTTCCACAGCCACAGCACCCCATGGTGTCGGCAGAGAGGActcaggagaggggaggagggagactcgGGAGGTGAGGGAGGTCTGGTGCCGCctcctgctgggggaggggcttaTATACCAACCCCACAAGCTAAGCCCCTGCCTTATTGTTTACCCCTCTTCCTCGTAAACACCTCATGAGGCCTCTCACACCCTTCCTTATTGGAGTCTTGGCCAGTTCACCTTGCTAATTTTAACTTTGACTTCTCTCTGAAACCTATATTTGGATTAGAACACACGTCCAAGAGGTGTGCGCCCTTGAaaacataaatgcatataaatgcCTGAAATATTTAggagcaatctttttttttttttttttttttttttttttttttttttaacatgggagTCTGAGTCAAGAGGCAAATAAAAGTCCTGTGTTTCTGTATATACTTCTTGGTTATCcgggttaaaaacaacaacaacaacaaaacattatttttctctctactgGGATTcatgaccccctcccccccattgcaaacaaaacaaaacaaaacaaaacaaaatcttttgaaagaataagtgaaaaccagagtgaaaagagaaaaagtaagtgtCCGTAAATGCATTCTATCTCACCTGAAAACACGGATATGCTTTCCCCGGCTCCcgaagattttttgtttgtttttgtttgcaagAATTGCTTGTTcattaacacatttctttttaacttgtcTAACGTCAGATGCTAAAGACAGAATTGTGCACAGCCTACTCCTAAATCATCTGTCAAGAGAAATTTCTACTGTAGTTTGTCTGTTAAATAATtgagaaaacaggggcgcctgggtggctcagtcggttacgcctaggacttctgctcaggtcatgatctcacggtttgtgagttcgagccccgcgtcaggctctgtgctgacagctcagagcctggagcctgtttcagattctgtgtctccctctctctgcccgtcccccgctcacactctgtctctcttttctgtgcccctcctgtctctctctctctctaaaaaataagtaaacattaaaagaaataaaacaaaaaataaaacaactaaaaaaattgagcaaacaaaaataagaaaggtttCATCGGGTGGCTGGCTTTCTCTTGCACCTCTCTGGTTGAGGACCTGCGTTCAGTCCCCTGTTTCAGACCCACCGGGGCCTGGGAATGTTGATTTGAAATGACTGGTCTCTGTCCGGCTCATTCTCTGATTCCAGAGAGCCTGTGAATGTGATGAGGCATCCACAGAGGCGTGTTCTTGCTGGACTGACTTGAGGACTGAGGCCTGCCTGGCTAGTCCAGCCACTCCagagggggcacagaggaggaaactgccACGGTCTGTCTTGGGGCTTATGCTGTGGCTTCTGGATCAGACACAGCCCGGCTTTGCCTTTGGCAGGCCTGCACTTCCCCCAGAATGTTGGTGTCCCTGGATTTATAAGTGACACCTCTTTTATAAGCTTACTTAAAATGCCCTCCCATGATCTGCTTCTCATCAACCAGGAGGACGTGAGGACCGTTCCCGCCCTCCATTTTGGTGGCTGGGCATCCCGGAGAAGCCCTGCTGTGTGCAGGGAGCCTCCAGAAAGGTCTCCGATGGCTCCTGTCTGTCATACAGGCATCATGGTCGGGGACCTGGAACGACTTCTTTCCTACAGCGTGGCTATCATTTTTCTAGTTGTGGACTCAAGAGGCAACACACAGCCATTTCATTCATAACAGAAAACTCAAAGTTTACTAAGGAGGCTGCTGTGCTAAAAATAGCAGTGTTATGTGGCAAAGGACCTcaggaaggaagtaaagaaaacGTCTTGTGATGTCCTTCCATGGAAACTGGGCTAAAAAATGAGGGGGAGGGGTATTGATATATAAACCCCTCCCCCAGCAGGAGGCGGCACCAGACCTCCCTCACCTCCcgagtctccctcctcccctctcctgagTCCTCTCTGCCGACACCATGGGGTGCTGTGGCTGTGGAAGTTGCGGTGgctgcggcggctgcggcggcggctgcggtGGCTGCGGTGGCTGCGGTAGTGGCTGCGGTggctgcggcggcggctgcggtGGCGGCTGTGGGGGCGGttgcggcggcggctgcggcagCTGCACCACCTGCCGGTGCTACCGGGTGGGCTGCTGCTCCAGCTGCTGTCCctgctgctgcggctgctgcgGGGGCTGCTGCAGCGTCCCCGTGgtctgctgctgccgccgctcgTGTGGCTGCGGCTCGTGTGGCTGCGGGAAGGGCTGCTGCCAGCAGAAGTGCTGTTGTCAGCAGAAGTGCTGTTGCAAGAAGCAGTGCTGCAGCTAGGTGGGCGGTGGGCGGGGTGCaggtgctggggggcggggggaggggcgtcTGCTGGTCCCCATGGCTAAGGCTTCCCTCCATCCCACCTGTCTGCTCCTGCTGTCTCCCTGCATCCTGGACTTTCTGGTTCTTTCCCCCTCGGCTCTCATGCTCTGAGTTGAGGTAGCTTTTGCCGTTTTAAAAATAGCCAcatggagggggcacctgggtggctcagtccgacttcagctcaggtcatgatctcacagttttgtgagttcaagcccggcatcagacGCTGTACTGACGGTGTGGAGTTTGGTTGggattcatcctctctctctctctctctctctctctctcagaataaataataaataaacttaaaaagacagtCACGTGGACATTTTCTACAATGTCATCCAAGAAAAAGGATGGAGAACACCTTGATGATTGAGCTCAGCAATCGTGACTTCTACTTGGCTTTCTTCTTTACACTATTTTTCTATCTAGACTTTGAGCCTTTTTGTATTTACTATAAATGGTGTGTCCTTTCTGTGGCCATAGAAGCTTTCTAGATGTTTGCCTAAAAATCACTTAATAAAAGGCGAAAACAAACTCTGACcagttgttattgttttatcttgttttatccTTGGGGTTATTTTCGTTGAGCTAACGTTGATTATGTTCCTCCATGGACTGGGGCCATCAAGGGCACAAAAATAATTATGCCCTTATGCGATGGCAATCTAGTCATACACAAATAACCAGCAACACAAGGCAGAATAATAAACAAGTCAAGAGGCCATGATGTAGTGTGTTGTGGCAGGAGAGGGTCCAGAGGGTTGGATGGGGAATGAGTGTAAAGGACCGGAAAAGCTTCGAGATGCCATTTGGGGGCGTGTTTTAAAGAATTAGTGAGGTTTTGACAGGTGGAAGTGATCAGGGACAGATATTTCAAGCagaagggcaaaaaaaaaaaaaaaaaaaaaaaagaggaaggattgGAAAGTTGAAGACATATATGGGAACTAGTAAGTCGTTGAGTGTGTCCCGAGTACAGAgtatgtgactgtatttggaaataaccAATGACAAGACTAGCATTCACACTGCCCTTACAAGCCAGGAATTCTTCTAAGAACTTACGTGTTTTGAAGGACCCCCTATTATTATGTCCATTGCACAGAAGGGAAACAGccaagagaggttaagtaacctgctgAAAGCTCACGGATGTTGCTGGTGGAGCTCGGGCGTGCCACAAATGCTACAGGCTGGTGGTTTTTAAGAGGGGATGTTTGACTGCAACATAGAGTTAACTGGTTGGTAGAGAGAACGGAAGCTACCTCGGTGATATTGGGGAAAACAACGAGGACCTAATACAATGGCAGAATGGGAACAGCAAGTGGGGGGATTGAAAGCATGATACAAAACCCGACAAGTGAGGACCATGTCTACAGTCCCCAAGTCGGCAAGACACCAGTGGTGGTTGCTATGGACTGAGTTATGCGCCCCCCATCCCTGTGTTGAAGCCAGAGCTCCggatgtgatggcatttggagatggcatctttgggaggtaattaggttcaGACAAGGTCCCGAGGGTGTGACCTCAGGATGGGATTCGTtcccttacaagaagaggaggagaccccagcgttctctgtctctctctgccacgtgagggcacagcaagaaggTAGTCGTTTGCAGTCCAAAATAGAGCTTTCACCAGAACCCACCCACACAACCCGGTCtcagactttccagcctccagaaccgtgagaaaataaatctttgttgttcAAGCCAGTGAGTCTATGGTCTTTTGCTGTGACTGCCTGGGATAATACCATGAGGTAACAATAATGCATAGTGacttctgttcttttctgagAGATTTGGGATACCGTACATGACcgcctgtttttaaatttatgttaaatatggTCAACAAATGGGTGAGGAACTGACCATTTCCGTTAAGGTTGTTTGTCTCACTCTGTAAGGTGTGGAGTTAAAGGGAATTGATAACAGCATAAAAAAGCCGTCCAATAAATGACACATTAAATTCTCTTATAAATCGGCCTGATTCTCTTCACAGTGTATTTAATCTACTCCCTTGGCATGGGTATTTTGAGAAGCGGCAGGTCTGCTTGATTTGCTAACCTAAAAAGATCCAGACCTGAAAAAATTGTCTTCTTGGTCTACTCATCTAATCTTGATGTTTTGCATTcatttctaagaggaaaatttGGGTTCAGATTGCCGACTGAAAACACGCTTTGTATGGATCACGAGGCTTGGCTCGCAGTTTGCTTATAATATGATTAGAATCAGTAGACACTAatcataatatatgtatataacctgtgtgtttatacatttacatgttatttatatttatcattgtttttattatatatgttatttacatAGGTTATACCTATGTTCTTATATACACATCAGGTTAtagatatggtatatatgttaTACACAATATTTACATACCTATATTTACACACATGACTTACCACAtgattatttatgattttatgattttacGACTTACCgcatgattattttcttcattcattcgtAAAACCTAGTGATTTGTGAAGATCTGTTCTGAAGTATAGTTGTTTCTGTAAAGGCTTGCTTCCAAGTTCTTCTGTCTGTTCCTTCCTGATCTTTGGATCAACCGTGACCCTTTTGCTCTTGTGTTTACTTTCCCACTGTGGCTTCTATGACCCAGGTTAGCACAGGTTAAAGTGTTAGCATCCGAAAGACTTTTGGTCATTTCAAGACAACTGAAGCAAAGACATAAGGATCTTCAGCATATACTAGCatatggaatgttctggaattgtGTGTTGGCTGCCTGGGGAGGAAGAAGGCGAGCATCAGTGAGAAGGATAGGAGGGTGCTGGGAAGGATGAACAGGTGCACAGTGATGGTTGACTTGTCTTTCGATGGTAAGATGGGGTCTACCTTAATTTTTTCTTCGGACCTGACTTCTGGTTCTCTTTGCTGTTAGATGTTGAATGACCTGTTTGATAAAGATGCCTGAAGTTAAAACACAGTCTTactgactttttgttttattctgtgatTCATTTTCTCTCAACACGAGACTGTCTTTAACCCTTGGGAAGACCCTTAAGTAACGGTGCCTAAACAATTAGCCCGGTGCCTAAATCTCTCTTATATTTTCAACTGATTCAAGCAATGATTTCTCTTCTATATTTGCTAGACTAATGAAACAAAAACCAGATGATACTTAACTAACCCTCctgtgataaagaaaaatctatgtgttttagttttgatattagtctttatatatttagtttttacattAGATACCTTTCAAGGGTCAATTACTAAGAAATGTTGTAAAACATACTCAACCacattttaacttctttcttgtAAGGATATCATTTGCTAAGAGTAGCATTCTATATGATGGATCCTCAGGCTGCCATAGTAAACTACCACAGGTTGGATGGCTTGAAtaactgcaattttttttcttacagttgtAAAGACTGGACATCCATCCAAGATCCCAAGATCGGAGTTTGGGGAAGTTTGGTTTCCCCcctgaggcctttctccttgaCTTGAAGATGGGGATCTTCTTGTTGGGTCCTCACGTGGCCCTTTCTCTGGGTGGATGCATCCCTGGTGCCTCTCTTCTAATAAGGggaacaccagtcatattggattagaccCCCACCCTTAAGACTTTATTTACCCTTAATTACCTCTTGAAATACAATATGTACTGTATCTTGTGTGTGCACTTAGCACACTATGGATAAAGCGTTGAATGGGTGTTATAGCTCTCTTGGCCTGACTTTTGTTGGAAAGAAGCTTAGAGTCAACTTTTCTGTCCACTCCAGTGGCCAGCAGGATTGCGTCATGTCTGGATTTCTGTATTAATCTTTCCTCTTAGTGTAACTCACCCAGCTCTAGTGTTCTCTTGCCAACACGTTTTCAACCTTTATCTTTCTGTGCGCTTTTTGTAAACCATCTTAAGTCCTTTGTGAAATGAGTGGaatataaataagcaagcaagaaaaTAACCGAACCAAAGCCTTTGGCTCTTGAGCCAAAAAAAAGTTGGTCGTTACTTTTCCTTGCTGGAGCTTCCCAGACTTTAGCTTTTCTGATTGGTTCCTACGGACTCACCCTGAGCATTTCTCCTCCTGCAGGAGAAATGCATACTTTAtgaaaaacctttctttttcttaaaaaaatttttttttttgttagcatttatttatttttgagagacagagggagacagagtgtgagtgggggagggaccaagagacagagggagacacagaatccgaaacaggctccaggctctgagctgtcagcacagagcccgatgtggggtttgaactcacgaaccgtgagatcatgacctgagctgaagtcagacgcttaactgactgagccacccaggtgcccctgaaaaaccTTTCTTTATGtacatttctccacatcttccatCTACCTTATTTTGATGAACAGTGAAAAATGGACCCAATAATTCCTCCAAACACAGAGTTGTGCATAATGCCAAAGGGAGACAGGTAAGTTGGAAGGGAAGAACTTCACCTCACCGTGATACATGACCTTTCCTCTTGTCCGCAGAGGTAGGTTTTCACAGTCCTGTCTTGTTTGTGGAGATTCAGATGTTATGGTTTGAGGATCCATGTAGATTATTCTTCTTCAAAGTAGacatctttttcatatattttagaattgttctTCTCTCATCCCTCTTTGCCATCTCTCAAGGCCATGTTTACTAACGATGACTTTTGAGTATtgtcaattcattttttaaaaatttaaatcaaagttagctaacatatagtgtcatATGATTttaggagcagaatttagtgattcaccactctcatataacacccagtgctcatcccaacaagtgtcctccttaatgcccatcccccatttagcccatcccccccccaacacccctccagcaaccatcggtctttttctctgtatttaagagtctcttatggtttaccttcctctctttttatattttatttttccttcccttcccctatgttcatctgttttgtttcttgaattccacaggAGTGAAATAACATAATacttacctttctctgactgacttatttcgcttagtaaaacacactctagttctatccatattgttgcaaatggcaagatttcattctatatctatatctatatctatctatatctatatctatatctatatctatatctatatctatatatcccacatcttctttattgatCATAAATAAGTCATTGGaaatttggactctttccataatttggctattgttgatagcgctgctataaacattggggtgcatgtgcccctttgaatcagcagtTTTGTATACTTGGATATATaccgagtagtgcaattgctgggttgtaaggtagttctatttttaaatttttgaggaacctccacaccgttttccagagtggctgcaccagtttgcattcccaccaatagtgcatgagggctcccctttctccacatcctcatcaacatctgttgtttcctgagttgttaattctaaccatcctgacaggtgtgaggtggtatctcattgtggttttgatttgtatttccctgatgatgagtgatgttgagcatcttttcatgtgtctgttagccatctggatggcttctttggaaaagtgtctgttcatgtctttagGTCCACtgaaataagggaaataaatggTTTGATCAAACGCCCCCGAGACGACTCACAGCCTCTTGTTCTGAGATCAGATCAGAGGTTTAACCATCTACCTCTTTGTGTTCCCATATCATGACCAGTTTCAAAAACCCAAATTATGACTCCATaatgtgtttttgtatccttgtTTTGTAAAGACTGTTTTGGAGATATCAACCCCCAATTTGAGATTTCTTAAGACCTCACGGTGTCCTTTCCCTGAATAAAACTCACTCTTGACTTCACtcaaacttttctttccttgttagTCTTGTGTTCTTATTtctgtacttgaaaaaaaaatctcgtGTCTATATGTATGTGGAGTAAAGTGGTACATAACTAATAAAAGAGCACAGtgttagaaaaatactttttcatcatcccagacAGTAATAACTCTTTcggtggactttttttttttgataatgaaaaataaagctttattagtttaaaaaaatagcttattACATGTATATCTTCACAATCAAATTGTCAATGCATATTCTGCATTCCAGGGCAGCTCTCTTTTCTGTTGGATGTTTTTTTGGTTAAGACTGTAATCACAAGAACAGTCCTTGACATGTTTGGGATTCACTGAATACCAATTCCATTCTGCAGAGTCTAAACTTTACAAAGGAGGCCACTCAGTAAATCCCATAGCCAGTCAGCTTTTTCCAGCATCAGATACAGATGCCTACATTTTCTCAGGTGTGAGCAGGGATGCTGCATGTCCGGATGATGCTAATTTATGAGGGCCAGTTGGCTGGAGTCCAGGAGAGGGTATTGAAAGGTTAGCCTGAAGCACCCGGTGAGGGAGATCAAGGCTGGTGTCGGTGACCTCACTCCTGTTTCTATTCTGTGCCTTAGGTTGGTGGCGGTGGTGGGGAGGGCTCATGTTCTTACCTGTGTTCAGTGTCTCATgtgttccctttctttttcaaagcCTATGCCCGGGAAATACTTGGTAACGGGAGTCACTTATTAAAAGTTGAAGGTGACTAGTCCCGCCCCAGgtttcatttaatatttgaacTGGGAATGGTTTGCCTTTGAAGGAATGTCAGCTGAGATTACGAGCTGGAGCTGGAGCACTTTTGTGATGCTCGCCATAAGTTCTGGTCCAGAGAGGAGAGCTGCCTGCAGAGATAGCGCAAAGAGTGGTAATCCGCTTAAATAATAATTATGCAAAACAAGAGTTAATGAGACACTAGGTGATCCTCCAACATTTCTGGCCTTTTGGCAGCAGAGACAAGAGAGTAGAGTGCACCAGATTTAGAAGAGGGCAAAGTTTAATCATTGGCTGTAATGCACCCTTATAACCGTTTCCCTAGGCTCTGTTTTTCTAGCGGGGAAAATAGTATCTTGAATGGTTAACGCTGTTGGGTGGCTACTGTTCTTTTGTCTTCAAAAGAGCATGAGGTATCTTGTGAAATATGTGTGTGCACTCTAAATCGAACCGTAATAACTACCATGGAAGATCCctcgttttcctttttttgctctTAGCCTCTTGTATCCCATTTACTTCCAGGGGAAATGACTGAAGTGGGATCATcatggtatgtatgtgtgcatcGTACCTTATACAAGAGATAGATTGCGTCGCACAGATAGCTGCTAGTCATGAATTAATACGCGCCCgtgccctcccctccatcccactcTTTTTGAGTTTGTCTGCCAGTTTCAAGAGTGGAAAACCCAAAGAAGTCCAGACAGACAAAATCGATTTATGTTTGAAGGACAGAGGATTAGACGAGGAAAGAAAATAGGATCCTAAAAGAAGAAAGCCAAGGCTGAGTTCTTTGGGAATTTATGGGTAATTTTCAGAAGGTGAGGTGACAAAGAGGTTGGTCGTGCTGTCGTGCGGAGGGTGCTTGGGGGACAGGAGGATGCAAATGTTTAGGATGTTTTTCCCTGGCTTCTATAATTTGCTTCTCCCTTTGAACTTTGCCAAGAGATTGCAGTGAACGTtcgcattttattttttcctgggtAATGTGACTTTGCTTAGATAGACCATAAGGCAATGCAGCTTTATAAAGAATGTACATACACATCTGTCTGTCTACCACTCTATCTAAAcctatgttgattttatattgcAAAAGTCAATCATGCTAATGGAGAAATTTAAATGGTCCAGTATTggacaaagtaaaaaacaaaagtccacgGTGAATCTCATCACTTAAGTAGAATCACATTTACTTTTGGTAGCTAGACTCACAGTccttttttctatgcatatactAACATAtagttaatatttgcaaaatgagacTAAGTTCTATATACTTTTGTGCAACTTCCTTTTTTCACTTGTTAGTACTGCATGACATCTCTCTGGCCCATGCATATCTTTTAGAAATTTCTGCAAAGTTTTCCATCTTACAGGTTtactataattgtttttaaaactttgtcaCCATTAATGGGCATTTAGGTTCTGTCAGATTGTTTGATAttgcaaacaatgctgcaatgaacatctttGAACATATGGACATATAGATTCTACCAtaaaccatctttttaaaattatttaatgtttatttatttattttatatatatatgtgtatatatatatatatatatatatatagagagagagagagagagagagagagaatgagatgggGAGGtgccaagagagagagggaatgcagaatccgaggcaggttccaggctctgagctgccagcacagagcccgatgtgggactcgaactcacgaaccacgagatcatgacctgagctgaagttggacacttaaccgactgagccagccaggcgccccccatctttaaaaaaaaggaaaagacctttatgatcctttgtatttctatgttatcagttgtaacatctctttgatttctgatttatttgagtcctctctctttttttcttggtgagtctggCTAAAAGCTTGtctattttgtttgtatttccaaagaaccagcttttagttttattgatcttttctgttgtctttttagtctctatttcatttatttctgctctgacctttgttatttccttccttctactaactttgggctttgtttgtttgtttgttttttcctagtTATTTGAAGCATAAAGTTACAttgttcatttgagatttttcttatttcttgatgtaagtgtttattgctatgaacttccctcttagaactgcttttgctgcatcacatGGTATATTCCATTTCCACATGTCTCATGGgattttttgatttctcttcctatttcttccatgactcattggttgttcagtagcagGCTGTTTACtgttcacatatttgtgaattttccagttttcttcatttctagtttcatatcattgtggtcagaaaagatgcttgatatgatttcagtatTCTTCAATGTATtatgacttgttttgtggcctgacatatgatctatcctggagaatgttccatgtacacttgaatgTGTATTCTCTTGCTTTTGGATGGACTGTTTCTTATATGTCTATTAAGTCCACTTGGTCCAATGTTTCATTTAAGGTCaatatttccttactgattttctgtctgtatgatctatccattgatgtaaatgagGTATTAAAAACCTCTAGTATTTTATTGTTAACTATTTCttcctttaggtctgttaatatttgttttatatatttaggtgatTCTATGctgggtgcataaatgtttacaaatgttatagactcttgttggattgacctcTTTATGATTATGCAATGCCCATATTTGTctcattattctttttgtttcaggTATAACgttattttatctgatatgtttatttatctgatataagtatagctactccagctttcttttggtttccatttgtatgaaatatctttttccatcccttcaccttCAGTCTCTGTGTGTTCTTATATCTAAAgcgagtctcttgtaggcagcatatagatgtcttttttttttatctattcaaccactttatgtctttttattgatgTGAATTAATTATTGATAGTTATGTACTTACTAccattttgctaattgttttctggctattttatagttctctattcctttcttctttttttgctcCCTTTCTTTGTGATTTGATACTTTTCTTTAGTGGAAtgcttatatttctttctctttaatttttgggTATTTACCATATAGACTTTTGTTTTGAGGTTACCACAAGGTTTACATATAGTCGTTTTTATCtaaaacagtctattttaagttgataacaacttacatttgaaatgaaagagacattgcaactgataccacagaaacacaaaggataaTAAGAGgttactatgaacaattatatgccagcaaatcgGACAACCTAGAAGCAATGGATGAATTGCTAGAGACACACAACCTAAAATACTGAATCATGATGAAaaggaaatctgaacagactggtaactagtaaagagattgaatcagtaatcaaaaaccttccaacaaaccaaagtccagggCCGGATAGCTACACTGGCaaattctacctaacatttagagaagaattaatgccaatccttctcaaactcttgcaagaaatggaagagaagggaactctttcaaagtcattttatgaggctaaCATCagtctgataccaaaaccagacaaggatgccacAAGGAAAtgataggccaatatccctgatgaacacagatgcaaaatacTATTAAACCAAATTGaacaatacactaaaaagatTATACGACACCTAAAACcgatataatattttatgtcagctacacttcagtttaaaaaaatgggctATAAAAATGGATTATACACCATGCTTAAGTggtatttatttcagggatgcaagaATGGGTTGGCATCTAAAAATCAGTCACTGTgattcaccacattaacaaaatgaagaatgatCATGTGatcacctcaatagatgcaggaaaagaagCTAACAAAACGTAGcttcaattcatgataaaaactttcaacaaagtgggCATAACagacataacaaaggccatatatgataatcccagagctaacatcatactcaacagtgaaaagtttaaagctttttctctaagatcaggagcaagagAAGGATGCCTACTCTCACTACTTTTTTTCAACATAgcgtagaaagaaaaagaagtaaaaggcatataaattagaaagaaagcagcaaagctatcactatttacagatgacataatgttataaacagaaaactttaaagactctaccaaaaaaccaCTGTAActaatacacaaattcagtaaagcgCAGCATGCAAAATcgacatacaaaaatatgttgtgtttttgtgCAATAATAATGAGCTAtcggaaagaaaaataaagaaaacaatcccatttacaattgcatcaaaaagaataaaatacctaggaataaatttaacaaaagaggtaaaattGTATGTTGGAAACGACAAGACACTAgtagaagaaattgaagaagacacaaatgaatggaatgatattctgtgctcatggatcgAAATAACCagtgttgttaaaatgtcaatactacccaaagcaatctacagattcagtagaaaatccctattaaaatttctatggcatttttcacaaaaagaacaaataatcctaaacgttgtatgaaaccacaaaaagcCCCAACTAGTCAAAGctatcttgagaaagaaggaaaaactggaGG from Panthera leo isolate Ple1 chromosome C1, P.leo_Ple1_pat1.1, whole genome shotgun sequence encodes the following:
- the LOC122226088 gene encoding small cysteine and glycine repeat-containing protein 4-like, with the protein product MGCCGCGSCGGCGGCGGGCGGCGGCGSGCGGCGGGCGGGCGGGCGGGCGSCTTCRCYRVGCCSSCCPCCCGCCGGCCSVPVVCCCRRSCGCGSCGCGKGCCQQKCCCQQKCCCKKQCCS